The genomic window TCGTATGCTGAACTAAACCCTGTTTGTTTCTGCAAGTGGCGATAATATTCACCTAAATCCAAACCAGATTCTACGATCGCTTCTAGAACGTACAATGCTGACAGCAGTGCATCACGTTCGGGAATATGGCTGCCATAGCCGATTCCTCCCGACTCTTCGCCGCCCAGCAACACTTTTGCTGCTAACATTCTGTCAGCGATGTATTTATAACCAACTGCTGTCTCAAATACTGACAGGTTATGTTGTGCTGCTACAAGAGGCATCAAGTCAGAACCACTAACAGTTTTGACTATTTCACCAGTAAAGCCGCGTCTTAAGGTTAAGTGGTCGATTAATATCGGGATCAATACTTGGGAACTTAGGAAGTTGGCTTCTCCATCCACCGCTGCAATGCGATCGCAGTCCCCATCAAATACCAACCCCACCGTTAAACCTGATTCATCGGTTTCTCGGTGAGTTTTGATGACTTCAAATAGCTTTGAAAGGTATTTAGGCAATGGTTCCGGCGCACCACCACCAAATAGGGGATCGCGTTCGCTGTTGATTTCTTTAACCTGATTGCCTAGTAGTTTCGCCAATCCGCCAGCAGCAGCGCCATGCATAACATCGGCAAATAACGTCAATTTGCCAGATGCGATCGCTTCTCGAAGTTTGGCAATATCAACTTTACCTTCTAGTGCTTCTGTATAACTGGGCCAGGGATCGAATTTCTCTTGCTTGCCTGGGGTAGCTGCTAGTGGGACTCCCACCGACAACTGCGCTTCTATCTCTTTTGTGACTTCTGGCGGTACCGACCCACCAAAATAGCCCTTGACTTTTAACCCCAAATATGTCCCAGGATTATGACTAGCTGTAATTACTAGCGCCCCTAAAGCATTGAGTTCTTTTGCTGCCCAACTATAAGCTGGAGTTGGGGCATAAGTTTCGCTCAGTAGCACATCAAAGCCGACAGCGGTGACAGTATCGGCAACAGCACGAGCAAAGTCTTCAGCCATGAATCGGCGATCGTAACCGACAATTATTGTCCGGCTACCCACCTTAGAAAAATATGTATCATATAATACTTTTGCGGCGACTGGCGCGACCAGGGCTAGGCGTTCAAAGGTGAACTCGTCACCAATAACGCCCCGCCAGCCGTCTGTACCAAACTTGATTGAGTTAGCTACAACTGGCATCTAAGTATCCTAACTGTCTACTTGAGGATTCTAGCATTTATACAGTGTATAAAGTAAAAAAAGAATCTAGTAATAATATGTACTAATAATATTTAATACAAAAGTAAGCAAATTTATGTATTGTACAGATGCAATGTCTAACGATAAGCTCGTCTACGCCTGCCACATTTAAAAGAGAATAGCGCCTTTGTAACATATAGAACTTACACATCGTACATAAGTACTACACGCAATTTTGGTATTTCACCTGTGTTTAGCACCCAGCGATGTCTACACGACGGGCTACGCCTACGCAAATATGGGAATAAA from Nostoc sp. UHCC 0926 includes these protein-coding regions:
- a CDS encoding phosphoglucomutase/phosphomannomutase family protein; this translates as MPVVANSIKFGTDGWRGVIGDEFTFERLALVAPVAAKVLYDTYFSKVGSRTIIVGYDRRFMAEDFARAVADTVTAVGFDVLLSETYAPTPAYSWAAKELNALGALVITASHNPGTYLGLKVKGYFGGSVPPEVTKEIEAQLSVGVPLAATPGKQEKFDPWPSYTEALEGKVDIAKLREAIASGKLTLFADVMHGAAAGGLAKLLGNQVKEINSERDPLFGGGAPEPLPKYLSKLFEVIKTHRETDESGLTVGLVFDGDCDRIAAVDGEANFLSSQVLIPILIDHLTLRRGFTGEIVKTVSGSDLMPLVAAQHNLSVFETAVGYKYIADRMLAAKVLLGGEESGGIGYGSHIPERDALLSALYVLEAIVESGLDLGEYYRHLQKQTGFSSAYDRIDLPLASMEVRSRLLQQLQTQPLTEIAGLAVIDCQTIDGYKYRLADKRWLMIRFSGTEPVLRLYCEAPTIEQVHQTLAWAKQWAE